From a region of the Methanolobus tindarius DSM 2278 genome:
- a CDS encoding COG1361 family protein has translation MMRLIKLLLLTIILIAFINPVDSTAIKEEDIWIFQGSYELGVGERAYLEGFTVKVNELDSDNITTATLLIYSNSVFMESFEVDSGVNNEYIYDGELKINVASIENSKVSLEIYKHKSELVWVTDIPKTAFKTGDSLTGNDYRITLNGINEGVAEVVVNLDGEEYERTYTSGAYEKFSEDFMINIVYINKNTQEVFIETLKPGEPQIQIDAGNIQESYDPDDYVEYELVVTNNGSIPLHGIILTTECDDGKVELVTQQHSILEPGKKKKFQIRVKPDVEPVTRNITITTSVEGYDYRGNEYNNEKDTEATVNSYISIEKEVISKEKISEDPEFGTEQYFQINITVANKANFQTAVTVTDILPPEFIPNDIESTEWSMALNAGETKSIGYFASSTEPGDFTFEPATVVWKDSGETYSMQSNPIEGTFHVSGSKVMLQKEITSSYMVVGETIDVILKVTNDGDKDIDISFREDMPDELTYVVGERQWHGTLAAGDVKEFTYTVKAERAGEYYLPETELSITDENDKKDNVVSDELFLFIDDIPAELEEESYEETYNQVDASSAYSSDTTVADPDITSVEIMKFLVSSFATLFTVIAIVPTFAYLFISRVYK, from the coding sequence ATGATGCGACTGATCAAGCTGCTATTACTTACCATAATCCTGATAGCATTCATAAATCCCGTAGATTCAACTGCAATTAAAGAGGAAGACATATGGATCTTCCAGGGTTCGTATGAACTTGGAGTAGGAGAAAGGGCATACCTTGAAGGCTTCACAGTGAAAGTAAACGAGTTAGATAGTGATAATATAACAACTGCAACTCTGTTAATATACAGTAACTCCGTTTTTATGGAATCTTTTGAAGTGGATTCAGGAGTCAATAATGAATACATCTATGACGGAGAGTTGAAAATCAATGTCGCATCCATTGAAAATTCTAAAGTTTCCCTGGAAATTTACAAACATAAATCGGAGCTTGTGTGGGTCACTGATATTCCAAAGACTGCATTTAAGACAGGAGATTCCCTGACAGGAAACGACTACCGCATTACACTAAATGGGATTAATGAAGGAGTAGCAGAAGTAGTTGTCAACCTTGACGGAGAAGAGTACGAGAGAACATACACAAGTGGCGCTTATGAAAAGTTCTCAGAAGATTTCATGATTAATATTGTGTACATCAACAAGAACACACAGGAAGTCTTCATCGAAACACTCAAACCTGGCGAACCTCAGATCCAGATCGATGCAGGTAATATTCAGGAAAGTTATGATCCGGATGATTATGTGGAATATGAACTTGTGGTCACTAATAACGGATCAATACCGCTACACGGAATCATACTCACAACTGAATGTGACGATGGTAAAGTTGAGCTTGTAACACAGCAGCACTCAATACTTGAACCGGGGAAGAAGAAAAAATTCCAGATACGTGTAAAGCCTGATGTTGAACCTGTTACCAGGAATATCACAATCACTACCAGTGTGGAAGGTTACGATTACAGGGGAAATGAATACAACAATGAGAAAGACACAGAGGCAACTGTAAATTCGTATATTTCCATTGAAAAAGAAGTCATTTCCAAAGAAAAAATATCAGAAGATCCGGAATTTGGAACTGAACAGTATTTCCAGATAAACATTACAGTTGCCAATAAAGCAAATTTCCAGACTGCAGTTACAGTCACCGATATTTTGCCACCTGAATTCATACCAAATGATATTGAAAGCACTGAATGGTCAATGGCACTTAATGCAGGAGAAACAAAGAGTATTGGCTATTTTGCATCCTCAACCGAACCGGGAGATTTTACTTTTGAGCCAGCCACTGTTGTGTGGAAAGATAGCGGTGAAACTTACAGCATGCAGTCTAACCCTATAGAAGGAACATTCCATGTCAGCGGTTCAAAAGTTATGTTACAGAAAGAAATCACTTCCAGCTACATGGTTGTAGGAGAAACTATTGATGTTATTCTCAAAGTCACAAATGACGGGGACAAGGATATCGATATCTCTTTCAGGGAAGATATGCCGGATGAACTCACTTATGTCGTAGGAGAAAGGCAGTGGCATGGAACACTGGCAGCAGGCGACGTAAAAGAGTTCACATATACTGTAAAGGCTGAAAGAGCCGGGGAATACTACCTGCCTGAAACTGAACTTAGTATTACGGATGAAAATGATAAGAAGGATAATGTGGTCTCAGATGAACTTTTCCTTTTCATTGATGACATACCCGCAGAGCTAGAAGAGGAAAGCTACGAAGAGACTTACAATCAGGTTGATGCCTCATCAGCATACTCCAGTGATACAACAGTTGCAGACCCAGATATTACAAGTGTTGAAATCATGAAGTTCCTTGTTTCATCTTTTGCAACACTTTTCACTGTTATTGCAATCGTACCGACTTTTGCATATTTATTTATATCCAGAGTATATAAGTAA
- a CDS encoding AIM24 family protein: MTLKQVKVTLNNSGVIVEPGALYFQKGNITCDANIGGVGGLAKKMIKNKLTNESAFNPLYKGTGEVFLEPSFSHFIVVSLDNGSIIVDKGIFYCAESSLEVGVASQKNISAGLFGGEGWFQTKISGTGTCILESPVPMSEILKYNLDNERLQVDGNFALLRSDSVKFSVERSGKGIAGKLTSGEGLLQTFEGTGTVWLAPTQPVYGSIGASGVSSLAAAPYNRNNPA; encoded by the coding sequence CAACAGCGGTGTAATCGTGGAGCCTGGAGCTCTTTACTTCCAGAAAGGTAACATCACATGTGATGCTAACATAGGTGGTGTCGGTGGCCTTGCAAAGAAGATGATCAAAAACAAGCTCACAAACGAATCTGCATTCAATCCGCTTTATAAGGGTACTGGAGAGGTATTCCTTGAGCCAAGTTTCAGTCATTTCATCGTGGTAAGTCTTGACAATGGTTCTATAATCGTGGACAAGGGCATTTTCTACTGCGCTGAATCAAGCCTTGAAGTAGGGGTAGCTTCCCAGAAGAATATCTCTGCAGGTCTCTTTGGTGGGGAAGGATGGTTCCAGACAAAGATTAGCGGAACAGGTACATGCATACTTGAAAGTCCGGTGCCTATGTCTGAGATCCTGAAATATAATCTTGACAACGAGCGTCTCCAGGTTGACGGAAACTTTGCCCTTCTAAGATCTGATTCAGTGAAATTCAGTGTTGAAAGATCAGGCAAAGGAATTGCAGGAAAGCTTACATCAGGCGAAGGTCTCCTCCAGACTTTTGAAGGAACAGGAACAGTTTGGCTTGCACCAACACAGCCGGTTTACGGTTCTATCGGAGCAAGCGGTGTTTCATCACTTGCAGCAGCACCATATAACAGAAATAATCCTGCATAA